From Laspinema palackyanum D2c, one genomic window encodes:
- a CDS encoding phosphodiester glycosidase family protein, whose amino-acid sequence MVRKRPEIMLLSLLLHTGEGDRLIQRPDSLFSIPGKPRKRGPGFAISLLCALALSLLGSTVGNATPVVSASGPQVMSTDSDLDSGFYPVAQGPRNSGFRQGTELSWNGQERSLDWIAWSPDGNPTQIRYGFTETDLMQQMGVEFLNTDDARIQPVRWFSDPESQPLNLPVVWHQGRRYLDITPLAEQLGWQLRESGQILEVASPGATVTGIEQPEQPWGDRIVLDLNGTPLFTVTSTPIERTEEEDPDPDGVQGSRPPALPLQEFVITLDANLTPELLNARAIAKENLTPATDSPGERTIALTLGQTGFTGLMDTSGDRTTLRLQIPQMWRPRVWTDRNPNRLIIDIQPDVVTERNILWASGVRWRQQLLEVADSRFPVVWLELNHRNASNTVLKPITANSGLPGLAPLSQIADRLGANAAINAGFFNRNNQLPLGAIRENGRWLSSPILNRGAIAWNDAGSAIIGRLSLEETLTTGGGETLPVLFLNSGYVKAGISRYTPDWGESYTTLIDNENIVVVEGGKVTQHLQGEKAGESTFAIPETGFLLTLRSFASALPRLPIGTSVLINRATVPSYFEVFPHILGAGPVLVKNNSIVLDPEAEQFNQNFIEGKASRSAIGQTEDGRLVIAIVHHRTNGPGPTLTEMAQIMQQLGSINALNLDGGGSTTLFLGGQLLEHPPRIIPRIHNGLGIFLQSE is encoded by the coding sequence GTGGTTCGCAAACGCCCTGAAATCATGCTGCTGTCTTTACTCCTCCACACCGGAGAAGGCGATCGCCTAATTCAACGTCCTGACTCCCTATTTTCCATCCCCGGCAAACCTCGCAAAAGGGGTCCGGGGTTTGCTATTTCTTTGCTTTGTGCGCTGGCCCTCTCTCTCCTGGGGTCCACAGTTGGGAATGCTACGCCGGTGGTTTCTGCCTCCGGTCCCCAGGTGATGTCAACGGATTCTGACCTAGACTCAGGGTTCTATCCGGTGGCACAGGGTCCTCGCAACAGTGGGTTTCGCCAGGGGACAGAACTGAGTTGGAATGGACAGGAGCGATCGCTGGATTGGATTGCTTGGTCCCCCGATGGAAATCCCACCCAAATTCGCTACGGGTTTACCGAGACGGACCTGATGCAGCAGATGGGGGTAGAGTTTTTAAATACAGATGATGCCCGAATTCAGCCCGTGCGTTGGTTTTCAGACCCGGAATCGCAACCGTTGAATCTGCCCGTGGTTTGGCATCAAGGCAGACGATATTTAGATATTACGCCTCTGGCAGAGCAATTGGGGTGGCAGTTGCGAGAGTCGGGGCAAATTTTAGAAGTGGCCTCACCCGGGGCGACGGTGACGGGGATTGAACAACCCGAACAACCTTGGGGCGATCGCATCGTTTTGGACCTCAATGGCACTCCTTTATTTACCGTTACTTCTACGCCGATTGAACGGACTGAAGAAGAAGATCCAGATCCCGATGGTGTGCAAGGCAGTCGCCCTCCTGCCTTGCCGTTACAAGAATTTGTGATTACCCTGGATGCTAACCTCACCCCGGAACTCCTCAATGCCAGGGCGATCGCCAAGGAAAATCTCACCCCAGCGACGGATTCCCCCGGGGAAAGAACCATTGCTTTAACCTTGGGACAGACTGGATTTACGGGATTAATGGATACAAGCGGCGATCGTACCACCTTACGATTGCAGATTCCCCAGATGTGGCGACCCCGAGTCTGGACCGATCGCAATCCCAACCGCCTGATCATCGACATTCAACCGGATGTTGTCACTGAGCGTAACATCCTCTGGGCATCCGGAGTCCGGTGGCGACAACAACTCCTCGAAGTCGCTGACAGTCGCTTTCCCGTCGTCTGGTTAGAACTCAACCATCGCAACGCCTCCAACACGGTACTCAAACCGATTACCGCTAATTCCGGTTTACCTGGTCTAGCACCACTCAGTCAAATTGCTGATCGCCTCGGTGCCAATGCCGCCATTAACGCCGGATTTTTCAATCGCAACAATCAACTCCCCTTGGGTGCAATCCGCGAAAATGGCCGATGGTTATCCAGTCCCATCCTCAACCGAGGGGCGATCGCCTGGAATGATGCCGGAAGTGCGATTATCGGACGTCTTAGCTTAGAGGAAACTCTCACCACTGGCGGGGGAGAAACCTTACCTGTTTTATTTTTAAATAGTGGCTATGTCAAAGCCGGAATTTCTCGCTATACACCGGACTGGGGAGAAAGCTATACTACCTTAATTGATAACGAAAACATCGTCGTCGTTGAAGGGGGGAAAGTTACCCAACATCTGCAAGGGGAAAAAGCCGGAGAAAGTACCTTTGCCATCCCAGAAACTGGGTTTTTGCTCACCTTACGGTCCTTCGCCTCCGCCTTACCCAGACTCCCCATCGGCACCTCGGTCCTGATTAATCGCGCCACAGTTCCCTCCTATTTTGAGGTTTTTCCTCACATTTTAGGGGCTGGACCTGTGTTAGTCAAAAATAATTCGATTGTGTTAGATCCGGAGGCGGAACAATTCAATCAAAACTTTATTGAAGGAAAAGCCTCCCGAAGTGCGATCGGTCAAACCGAGGATGGTCGCTTAGTAATTGCGATCGTTCACCACCGCACCAACGGACCCGGACCCACCCTCACCGAAATGGCCCAAATCATGCAACAATTAGGCTCTATCAACGCCCTAAACCTAGACGGAGGCGGTTCCACCACCCTATTTCTAGGCGGTCAACTCCTAGAACATCCCCCCCGCATCATCCCCCGCATCCACAACGGATTAGGCATCTTTTTACAGTCAGAATAA
- a CDS encoding helix-turn-helix domain-containing protein gives MNKSVFTEKYTRFRRLLIEIRQSSKLTQVQVAQRLHKPQSFVSKYERGERRLDVVEFLEVAKALEVNPSELLTQLDRPTVEQGSTTLGEF, from the coding sequence GTGAATAAGTCAGTTTTTACGGAAAAATATACGCGGTTTCGGCGACTGCTAATCGAGATTCGGCAATCGAGTAAGTTAACCCAGGTGCAAGTCGCTCAACGACTGCATAAACCCCAGTCTTTCGTCTCGAAGTACGAACGGGGGGAACGCCGTTTAGATGTGGTGGAGTTTCTGGAAGTGGCTAAAGCACTTGAGGTAAATCCTTCAGAGTTACTGACTCAACTCGATCGCCCAACCGTAGAGCAAGGTTCCACAACCCTCGGTGAATTTTGA
- a CDS encoding S66 peptidase family protein, with translation MFWNRRHFLSLCGLSAIASVIPASTIATANPPSILKPPRLKVGDTVGLINPSSPIEQEDIDYARKELAALGLNIKLGTHLLDEYGYLAGQDADRAADVNAMFADRSVQALLTMRGGWGCSRILPLLNYELIRSNPKIIMGYSDITSLLLAIYARSGIITFHGPVATSTWNPFSVNYVKRLLLDAESVRMQNPPLTRSQTITGGKARGQLVGGNLSVLSAMVGSAYLPDWENKILFVEEIGEDIYRVDRMLTQLKLAGILDKISGFIFAECTRCEAGEGDEPSLTLPQVLSDWIRPLGIPAWYGSAIGHIKDKFTVPVGVEVEIDANLGIIQLLEPAVG, from the coding sequence GTGTTTTGGAATCGCCGTCATTTTCTCTCACTCTGCGGACTGAGTGCGATCGCCTCTGTGATCCCCGCCTCGACAATTGCTACTGCCAACCCTCCCTCTATCCTGAAACCCCCTCGCCTAAAAGTTGGAGATACCGTGGGTTTGATTAACCCCTCTAGTCCGATTGAACAAGAAGATATTGACTATGCTCGCAAAGAATTAGCCGCTTTGGGTTTAAATATCAAGTTAGGAACCCATTTACTCGATGAATACGGCTATCTCGCGGGTCAAGATGCCGATCGCGCTGCGGATGTGAATGCCATGTTTGCCGATCGCTCAGTTCAAGCTCTTTTAACCATGCGCGGGGGGTGGGGATGCAGCCGAATTTTGCCTTTATTAAACTATGAACTCATCCGCTCAAACCCCAAAATTATTATGGGCTATAGCGATATTACTTCATTATTACTCGCCATTTATGCCCGCAGTGGCATTATTACCTTTCATGGTCCCGTTGCCACCTCAACTTGGAATCCATTTTCCGTCAATTATGTTAAACGCCTGTTGCTGGATGCCGAATCGGTGCGGATGCAAAATCCTCCCCTGACTCGCTCCCAAACTATCACCGGAGGTAAAGCCCGAGGCCAATTAGTGGGCGGAAATTTATCGGTTTTAAGCGCAATGGTCGGTTCGGCTTATTTGCCAGATTGGGAGAATAAAATTTTATTTGTAGAAGAAATAGGGGAAGATATTTATCGGGTGGACCGAATGTTAACGCAGTTAAAATTAGCAGGAATTCTCGATAAAATTTCGGGATTTATTTTTGCCGAATGTACTCGATGTGAAGCGGGGGAAGGGGATGAACCTTCGTTGACCTTACCCCAAGTGTTATCTGATTGGATTCGCCCCCTGGGAATTCCTGCCTGGTATGGGTCAGCGATCGGTCATATTAAAGATAAATTTACGGTTCCTGTGGGAGTTGAGGTGGAAATTGATGCCAACCTGGGGATAATCCAACTATTAGAGCCAGCAGTGGGATAA
- a CDS encoding caspase family protein produces MKRVALLIGMSQHEAGEDEDPGLPPLPTAKQDVSAIAQVLQHPEQGGFAPADVQQLIDPDLQSIRSGLEVLLRDRQPDDLVLLYFSGHAIADSTGSLHFATKNTTLKHLTTTAIAADFLQALLYTSVAQQQIIILDCYFSGGTGWVDVKQQLGGYGKAILTASTTFQSLNRWGDRIAHPNPAINCLDYSAKQHHLGLSTYTAYFIEGIETGGGDLNRDGRISLDELHHYASQKVQIIAPALQPAIYALPEIGAIALGKAPQEHPHLTYQLAVENFLGRSGGTLSLLSLRSLEIRRESLGISATDALIIQENALKPYRHYQTKLQLYKTVVRSVMQLQELPLSPEIEQDLQHLRRDILGLGELDVRVIEEPLYPSDLEKSFPTLMVAWASITVLLVFGSYSIYKYLTDPVPSPAISTWLDAIPIPSFSLATPDPSPEAEPESQTQPETKPRRPPNKRLRPLPPRPQAVPFQVPTEDPLVLTGHVGPVQGLAVDPQGTLLISGSWDNTLKIWDLETGEVRETLRSEPPSVIRDVALDPYSQRFASARDDGTIEIWQLDRQGSDLTVELEQRIAGHFGPVYAIAISPDGLTLVSGSQDNTIKIWALETGDLLHTLTDHRGPVRALAISPDGQTLISGAGDGTIKIWDLETGELQNTLTDHTRLVRGLAIAPDGKTLASASWDRTLKIWDLTTGELQNTLMGHTDSVVSVAISPDGSTLVSGSDDDTIKLWDLSSGEELATFTNHRSDIFSLVFSLDGKTFVSASWDQTIQVWRSP; encoded by the coding sequence ATGAAACGGGTCGCACTACTAATCGGAATGAGTCAACATGAAGCGGGAGAGGACGAAGACCCTGGTCTACCGCCCCTGCCTACGGCGAAACAGGATGTATCTGCGATCGCCCAGGTATTGCAGCATCCCGAACAGGGCGGATTTGCCCCGGCCGATGTCCAACAACTCATCGATCCCGACCTGCAAAGTATCCGGTCCGGCCTTGAGGTCCTGTTGCGCGATCGCCAACCCGATGACTTGGTATTACTGTATTTTTCCGGTCATGCGATCGCTGACTCTACGGGATCGCTGCATTTTGCCACAAAGAACACCACCCTCAAACACCTCACGACTACGGCGATCGCAGCGGACTTTTTGCAGGCACTGTTGTACACCAGCGTCGCCCAACAACAAATTATCATCCTAGACTGCTATTTCAGTGGGGGGACGGGTTGGGTCGATGTCAAACAGCAATTGGGAGGCTATGGAAAAGCCATTCTCACCGCCTCCACCACCTTTCAATCCCTAAACCGTTGGGGCGATCGCATCGCTCATCCCAATCCCGCCATCAACTGTCTCGACTATTCCGCCAAACAACATCATTTGGGACTCTCCACCTACACCGCCTACTTCATCGAAGGCATTGAAACCGGCGGCGGGGATCTCAATCGCGATGGCAGAATCTCTCTGGACGAATTGCACCACTACGCCAGTCAAAAGGTCCAAATCATTGCTCCCGCCTTGCAACCGGCGATCTACGCACTCCCCGAAATTGGTGCCATTGCCCTAGGTAAAGCCCCCCAAGAACACCCTCACCTAACCTATCAATTAGCCGTTGAAAATTTTCTCGGACGCAGTGGCGGCACGCTTTCCTTACTCAGCCTCCGCAGTTTAGAAATTCGCCGAGAAAGCCTCGGGATTTCTGCCACGGATGCCTTGATTATTCAAGAAAATGCCCTAAAACCCTATCGACATTACCAAACTAAATTACAACTCTATAAAACTGTCGTTAGATCCGTGATGCAGCTTCAGGAACTCCCCCTGAGTCCTGAAATTGAGCAAGATTTGCAACATTTACGCAGGGATATCCTGGGTCTGGGGGAACTGGATGTCCGGGTCATTGAAGAACCGCTGTATCCCTCGGATCTGGAGAAAAGTTTTCCCACCTTGATGGTCGCCTGGGCGAGTATAACGGTCCTGTTGGTTTTCGGCAGTTATTCTATATATAAGTACCTGACGGACCCAGTTCCTTCCCCGGCCATCTCCACCTGGCTGGACGCGATCCCCATCCCCTCCTTTTCCCTGGCAACTCCCGATCCCAGTCCGGAAGCGGAACCGGAATCCCAAACTCAACCGGAAACTAAACCGCGACGACCTCCGAACAAAAGACTCAGGCCCTTACCACCCCGTCCCCAGGCGGTCCCGTTTCAGGTCCCGACCGAGGACCCCCTGGTACTCACGGGTCATGTCGGCCCGGTTCAGGGACTGGCAGTAGACCCCCAAGGCACTCTGTTGATTAGTGGGAGTTGGGACAATACTCTGAAGATCTGGGATTTAGAAACTGGGGAAGTTCGAGAAACCCTCAGATCTGAACCGCCGAGTGTGATTCGAGATGTGGCCCTGGACCCCTATAGCCAACGCTTTGCCAGTGCCAGGGATGACGGAACCATTGAAATTTGGCAACTCGATCGCCAAGGGTCGGATCTGACGGTGGAGTTAGAACAGCGCATTGCGGGCCATTTTGGGCCGGTTTACGCGATCGCCATTAGTCCCGATGGACTCACCCTGGTGAGTGGGTCTCAAGATAATACGATTAAAATTTGGGCCCTAGAAACCGGGGATCTCCTCCATACCCTCACGGATCATCGAGGACCTGTGCGTGCCCTTGCTATCAGTCCCGATGGACAAACCCTGATTAGTGGTGCCGGAGATGGCACGATTAAAATTTGGGACCTGGAAACCGGCGAGTTGCAAAATACCCTCACGGATCATACTCGTTTGGTCCGAGGACTGGCGATCGCCCCCGATGGCAAAACCCTCGCCTCTGCCAGTTGGGACCGCACCCTAAAAATTTGGGATCTCACAACCGGCGAGTTACAAAATACCCTGATGGGTCATACGGATTCAGTCGTTTCGGTTGCCATTAGTCCCGACGGTTCCACCCTCGTCAGTGGCAGCGATGATGACACCATTAAACTCTGGGATTTGTCCAGCGGGGAGGAACTCGCCACCTTCACCAATCACCGCAGTGATATCTTTTCCCTCGTCTTTAGTCTCGATGGCAAAACCTTCGTTTCTGCCAGTTGGGATCAAACCATCCAAGTCTGGCGATCGCCTTAG
- a CDS encoding helix-turn-helix domain-containing protein, whose amino-acid sequence MAGVLKLDIRESSEELKSLLAKQTTVRGRERVQALYLLKIGQIKTLKELSILLGRDTATIYRWFQKYKNHGLQGMLSIKKGQGRKPAIPPNTIERLKQKLQGPERFDSYGEVKRWLKEECGVEASYKVVHETVRYKLKFKLKPQRKRRIKASSN is encoded by the coding sequence ATGGCCGGGGTCCTCAAGCTCGATATCCGAGAAAGTAGTGAAGAACTGAAAAGCCTTCTGGCTAAACAAACCACAGTGAGAGGTCGAGAAAGAGTTCAAGCTTTATATCTATTAAAAATCGGCCAAATTAAAACCCTCAAAGAGCTTTCTATATTATTAGGACGAGATACTGCCACGATTTATCGGTGGTTCCAAAAATATAAAAATCATGGCTTACAAGGAATGCTGTCCATTAAAAAAGGCCAAGGCCGAAAACCGGCAATTCCGCCCAATACCATTGAACGATTAAAACAAAAACTCCAAGGGCCGGAACGATTTGATAGTTATGGGGAAGTCAAGCGATGGCTTAAAGAAGAATGTGGGGTAGAAGCTTCCTATAAAGTGGTCCATGAAACGGTCCGTTACAAACTAAAATTTAAACTCAAACCCCAACGCAAAAGACGGATCAAGGCATCGTCCAATTAA
- a CDS encoding DUF1565 domain-containing protein, which yields MFTQLKPVALALFAFSLNGCIFIVNPNEGPVTDNSSVGRESPQLPKRSPAFKQILYVDSTLGTDTPSAGEGETQPFRTIAYALTQSSPGTVIQLAPGEYSAETGETFPLKIKPGVTLRGNEKQQGQGVTIIGGGDYLSPTWGKQKVTLLPGDRTEIAGITVTNPDQSGTGIWVESTNPRIRNSTTTKSGREGIFVTGTGMPTIENNHIFENGGNGISLTHEAAGEIRDNLIENTGFGLAIGGNSTPLVANNQIQNNIDGLVISHSSRPMLRDNAIVNNSRDGLVAIGESQPDLGTETVSGKNTFKNNQRYDIHNTAKAPNLRVVGNQLDDTRVIGAEIQLQ from the coding sequence ATGTTCACTCAACTCAAACCTGTGGCCCTCGCCTTGTTCGCATTCTCTCTAAATGGCTGTATTTTCATCGTCAACCCCAACGAAGGACCCGTGACTGACAATTCCTCCGTTGGGAGAGAATCTCCACAGCTTCCTAAACGCAGTCCGGCATTTAAGCAAATTCTTTATGTAGACTCCACCCTGGGAACCGATACCCCTTCCGCAGGAGAGGGAGAAACCCAACCCTTTCGCACGATCGCCTATGCTTTAACCCAATCCTCTCCCGGGACAGTGATCCAATTAGCGCCTGGGGAATATAGCGCAGAAACCGGGGAAACCTTCCCCTTGAAAATCAAACCAGGGGTGACCCTGCGAGGCAACGAAAAACAGCAGGGACAAGGGGTAACGATTATCGGAGGTGGCGATTACCTCAGTCCCACCTGGGGGAAACAAAAGGTTACCCTTCTCCCGGGCGATCGCACGGAAATCGCGGGTATCACCGTCACCAATCCCGATCAATCGGGAACAGGAATATGGGTAGAATCCACTAATCCCAGAATTCGCAATAGTACCACAACAAAAAGTGGCCGTGAAGGAATATTTGTCACCGGAACCGGAATGCCGACAATTGAGAATAACCACATCTTTGAAAATGGCGGAAATGGAATTTCTCTCACCCATGAAGCAGCCGGAGAAATTCGAGACAATTTGATAGAAAATACTGGCTTTGGTTTGGCGATCGGGGGAAATTCCACCCCGTTAGTGGCCAATAATCAGATTCAGAATAATATTGATGGGTTGGTGATTTCTCATTCTTCCCGTCCGATGTTGCGAGACAATGCAATTGTCAACAATAGCCGGGATGGATTGGTGGCGATCGGGGAATCCCAGCCGGATTTAGGAACAGAAACCGTTTCGGGAAAGAATACTTTCAAAAACAATCAGCGCTATGACATTCATAACACCGCCAAAGCCCCAAATTTAAGAGTTGTTGGTAACCAGTTAGATGACACTCGGGTGATTGGGGCCGAGATTCAACTCCAGTAA
- a CDS encoding pyridoxine 5'-phosphate synthase, translated as MATLGVNIDHIATIRQARGTVEPDPVAAATLVELAGADGITVHLREDRRHIQDRDVRLLRETVRTHLNLEMAATDEMVKIALDIKPDYVTLVPERREELTTEGGLDVAGQRDRMEGVVDTLQSAGIPVSLFIDADRDQIEASVEVKAQFIELHTGQYAEAKTEAERDRELAILAEGCNQAISSGLRVNAGHGLTYWNVYPIANLLGMEELNIGHTIISRAVLVGLERAVREMKQAMKGQ; from the coding sequence TTGGCTACACTTGGGGTTAATATTGACCACATTGCCACGATTCGACAAGCACGGGGAACCGTAGAGCCCGATCCCGTTGCCGCAGCTACTTTAGTCGAACTCGCCGGTGCCGATGGAATTACGGTGCATTTGCGCGAAGACCGGAGACATATTCAAGACCGGGACGTGCGTTTGCTGAGGGAAACCGTCCGGACCCATTTAAACTTAGAAATGGCAGCGACGGACGAAATGGTAAAAATTGCTCTGGATATTAAACCCGATTATGTGACCTTGGTTCCGGAACGTCGAGAAGAATTGACCACGGAAGGCGGACTGGATGTTGCCGGACAACGCGATCGCATGGAGGGAGTAGTGGATACCTTACAATCCGCTGGAATTCCCGTCAGTTTATTTATTGATGCCGATCGCGATCAAATTGAAGCCTCAGTTGAAGTTAAGGCGCAATTTATCGAACTGCATACCGGACAATATGCAGAAGCCAAAACCGAAGCCGAACGCGATCGAGAATTAGCTATTTTAGCCGAAGGCTGTAACCAGGCTATCTCTTCCGGGTTGCGGGTTAATGCCGGACATGGACTCACCTATTGGAACGTCTATCCCATCGCCAACCTGTTAGGAATGGAAGAATTGAATATCGGTCATACTATTATCTCTCGCGCTGTTTTAGTCGGACTAGAACGTGCGGTTCGAGAAATGAAACAAGCCATGAAAGGCCAATAA
- a CDS encoding YcxB family protein gives MRKSTIEWSSIDKVLESKNIFLIVHRVKGYYTLPKRIFTDENFQEFQQILGANHIQIEKRQKSKFFSI, from the coding sequence ATGAGGAAAAGCACAATTGAATGGAGTTCAATAGACAAGGTACTTGAATCAAAAAATATTTTTTTAATTGTTCATCGAGTGAAGGGTTACTACACGCTTCCCAAAAGAATTTTTACCGATGAAAACTTCCAGGAATTTCAGCAAATTCTGGGGGCTAATCATATTCAAATCGAGAAAAGACAGAAGAGTAAATTCTTCTCAATCTAA
- a CDS encoding MgPME-cyclase complex family protein, which produces MQTYHYVLASQKFLLEEEPFEEVLKERTRHYHETEKEIDFWQVKQPAFLEAPEMAEVKAKCPQPSVAVISTNPQFITWLKLRLEYVLTGQFQAPSETIPDPLASQES; this is translated from the coding sequence ATGCAAACTTATCACTACGTTCTGGCTAGCCAAAAATTCTTATTAGAGGAAGAACCGTTTGAAGAGGTGCTCAAAGAACGGACCAGACATTACCACGAAACCGAAAAAGAGATTGATTTTTGGCAGGTAAAGCAACCCGCCTTTCTGGAAGCGCCAGAAATGGCCGAAGTGAAAGCCAAATGTCCTCAACCCTCCGTGGCGGTGATTTCGACCAATCCGCAATTTATCACCTGGTTAAAATTGCGTCTGGAATATGTGCTGACCGGCCAATTTCAGGCCCCCTCTGAGACCATTCCCGATCCATTAGCCTCCCAAGAGAGTTAA
- a CDS encoding DUF4336 domain-containing protein: MNQTDFALYEPIAILKPVDENIWIADGPIVNMAMYGTSIPFPTRMTLVRLGKGDLWCHSPIAMTESLKAEIDAIGPVRYLISPNKIHYAHIATWAKRYPEATSWASAGVRERAAQQQIEVRFDADLSDEAPPDWKDDLDQVIFRGSRFMDEVVFFHRQSRTLIVTDLIENFELHKVPDSYKLLVRLGGIVDPDGKTPFDLRLTFLGRKDLARIGFKQMLAWEPDKIILAHGRWYDRNGMAELRRAFRWLG; the protein is encoded by the coding sequence ATGAATCAGACTGATTTTGCTCTATACGAACCGATCGCCATCCTGAAACCTGTGGATGAGAATATCTGGATTGCCGATGGACCCATTGTTAACATGGCGATGTATGGCACTTCTATTCCCTTCCCCACGCGGATGACTCTGGTGCGTCTGGGGAAGGGGGATTTATGGTGTCATTCCCCGATCGCCATGACGGAGAGTCTGAAAGCTGAAATCGATGCGATCGGTCCCGTCCGTTATCTGATTTCCCCGAATAAAATTCATTATGCTCACATTGCAACTTGGGCCAAGCGGTATCCAGAAGCCACATCCTGGGCTTCCGCAGGGGTGCGAGAACGGGCGGCACAGCAGCAAATTGAAGTGAGGTTTGATGCAGATTTGAGCGATGAAGCGCCCCCCGACTGGAAGGATGACCTGGATCAGGTGATTTTTCGGGGAAGTCGCTTCATGGATGAAGTGGTCTTTTTTCACCGTCAGAGTCGCACTTTAATTGTGACGGATTTAATTGAAAATTTTGAGTTGCATAAAGTGCCAGATTCGTATAAGCTATTGGTCCGGTTGGGGGGAATTGTTGACCCGGATGGGAAAACACCCTTTGATTTGCGACTGACATTTTTGGGACGGAAAGATTTAGCCCGGATCGGGTTTAAGCAGATGTTGGCTTGGGAACCGGATAAAATTATTCTGGCTCATGGTCGCTGGTATGACAGGAATGGGATGGCTGAACTCCGACGGGCGTTTCGGTGGTTGGGTTGA